One segment of Asaia bogorensis NBRC 16594 DNA contains the following:
- a CDS encoding glutathionylspermidine synthase family protein, which translates to MPHIGRVETCPRPDWTQQAAKLGYTYYRNDDGTYAWREDVRYEITRSALRLVSEAAETLHALCLDLIADVMRRPSGLDDFHIPRSAQDVVRQSWHQGDPFLLGRFDLAWNGSRLKLIEYNADTPATLPESTAMQNLWHRQCGGPHGHAPLKASAIVSRLKSLRRAGHIGRVLHIVPYPDNLEDTVHARFYEHWARKAGLEAIHCDLKDLDITTGGELLHRGVIIRSMIRMYPWELMFRDSGVRHLGGCGCQFLNPPWTALLSNKALLPALWRLFPDHPLLLEAAFSPEELSIGPKGSFVEKPIHARGGENIRILNAHGALCAESGTYGHYPKIYQAYADHRISGVHASIGAWIVGKRFSGLTIRESHDAIIRHNSSIVPHVILRRGGLAGFLGG; encoded by the coding sequence ATGCCGCACATTGGCCGGGTTGAAACATGCCCGCGTCCAGACTGGACGCAGCAGGCCGCCAAACTTGGCTATACCTATTATCGCAATGATGACGGCACCTATGCCTGGCGTGAGGATGTGCGATACGAGATCACCCGTTCTGCGCTTCGCCTTGTGTCAGAGGCTGCAGAGACCCTGCATGCGCTGTGTCTTGATCTGATTGCCGATGTCATGCGCCGCCCCTCGGGGCTGGATGATTTTCACATTCCACGCAGTGCCCAGGATGTGGTGAGACAGTCGTGGCACCAGGGCGATCCGTTTTTGCTCGGGCGCTTCGATCTTGCCTGGAACGGCTCCCGACTCAAACTGATTGAATATAACGCCGACACCCCCGCCACGCTGCCTGAAAGCACAGCCATGCAGAACCTGTGGCACAGGCAATGCGGCGGCCCCCATGGTCACGCCCCGCTGAAGGCCAGCGCCATCGTCAGCAGGCTGAAATCCCTGCGCAGGGCGGGTCATATCGGCCGGGTGCTTCATATCGTGCCCTATCCCGATAATCTTGAAGACACGGTCCATGCGCGTTTCTATGAGCATTGGGCGCGGAAGGCAGGGCTGGAGGCAATCCATTGTGATCTCAAAGACCTCGACATCACGACTGGAGGCGAACTCCTGCACCGGGGTGTCATCATCCGCAGCATGATCCGTATGTATCCCTGGGAGCTGATGTTCAGGGATAGCGGGGTGCGCCATCTTGGTGGCTGCGGATGCCAGTTCCTGAACCCGCCCTGGACGGCCCTTCTTTCAAACAAGGCGCTTCTTCCAGCCCTGTGGCGGCTTTTTCCGGATCATCCTCTCCTGCTCGAGGCCGCCTTCAGCCCGGAAGAGCTGAGCATCGGTCCGAAGGGGAGCTTTGTCGAGAAACCCATCCATGCGCGTGGCGGAGAAAATATCCGCATCCTGAATGCCCATGGCGCGCTTTGTGCCGAGAGCGGTACTTATGGCCACTACCCGAAAATCTATCAGGCCTATGCCGATCACCGCATCAGCGGCGTCCATGCCTCGATCGGCGCCTGGATTGTCGGGAAACGTTTCTCGGGGCTGACCATACGTGAGAGCCATGATGCGATCATCAGGCATAATTCATCTATCGTACCGCATGTTATCCTCAGGCGAGGCGGCCTGGCAGGTTTTCTCGGCGGATAG
- a CDS encoding glycosyltransferase family 32 protein yields MACFDLLAEGVDSHWFKVVPPGQDNGLPSSIPYRIIQYWHAANPPEDVRRSIATTIAMNPECQHELVCDASARAFMYQEHGNEGLRLFDCCFHPAMRADFWRIAALYKHGGIYMDVDTCSHAPVTRIAAGADFSCLLTYSFGSPWCVDNDFIMTQPNHPVIGAILEGIFANLKRYCHVGDFENIWVETGPGVTTIASMRWLSRIVNDQSVSDDHGGLAFRHHNAIAEAFDVIDMDYKKTRLGNWRRAVPS; encoded by the coding sequence ATGGCCTGTTTTGATCTCCTGGCAGAGGGGGTCGACAGTCACTGGTTCAAGGTCGTTCCACCAGGGCAGGATAACGGGTTACCTTCATCCATTCCTTACCGGATTATCCAGTATTGGCATGCTGCAAACCCACCCGAGGATGTGCGGCGCAGCATCGCAACAACCATTGCCATGAACCCTGAGTGCCAGCACGAACTGGTTTGCGATGCCTCAGCACGCGCCTTCATGTATCAGGAACATGGCAATGAGGGCCTCAGACTTTTCGATTGCTGCTTTCATCCAGCCATGCGTGCCGATTTCTGGCGTATTGCTGCTCTGTACAAACATGGGGGCATCTACATGGATGTCGACACATGTTCGCATGCACCGGTTACACGCATTGCGGCAGGGGCAGATTTTTCCTGCCTGCTGACCTATTCGTTTGGATCACCCTGGTGTGTCGATAACGACTTCATCATGACCCAACCGAACCATCCTGTGATCGGCGCCATTCTGGAAGGGATCTTCGCAAACCTGAAACGCTACTGCCATGTCGGCGATTTCGAGAATATCTGGGTTGAAACAGGGCCCGGCGTCACCACGATCGCTTCGATGCGTTGGCTGTCGCGGATTGTAAATGATCAGTCTGTCTCTGATGATCATGGTGGGCTTGCGTTCAGGCATCACAACGCAATTGCAGAAGCTTTTGATGTAATTGATATGGACTACAAAAAGACACGGCTTGGCAATTGGCGCAGGGCTGTTCCGAGCTGA
- a CDS encoding Y-family DNA polymerase, which yields MMRRFLSLWLPHWHTTLWHKGHPEADPARPLALYGREGQSRKIMAVNQPARDCGAEKGQFLAMARSLVPDLATHPVTPAADARALHRLASWCRCFSPLVAVDSPDGLWIDSTGCAHLFGGEVAMLETVRDRLMAQGYAVRAALADTAGAAHALARFGAKDLLCIPSGSVAAALDSLPVAALRLDDEAQSRLGLLGISRVADLRAVPRAALTRRFGKAVLCRLDQALGHQKEALDFDQPATALSVKRHLMEPIGTAESIAQVMDVLCQDIATLLQERGLGARRVDLLCHRVDDVVQAVRVGTAEPVNEAMRLSRLLQERIETIDPGFGIEVMSLHVGHAQPRSPVTEEAMLPESSTGAGGLLQAGHPPAGESLVVLAERLRNKPGLRAIYHLAETDSPFPEMAQTQGLAPVPSLEGVLRRSHWPRPTRLFAPPRAIAAPELTDHDAPQGFVWQGQKLRVCGADGPERLHGAWWQHPAQAGAIRDYWIVETEQGDRFWLFRRGDGQHPWSGDGAWFVHGLF from the coding sequence ATGATGCGTCGGTTTCTTTCCCTGTGGCTGCCCCACTGGCACACGACCCTCTGGCACAAGGGGCATCCCGAAGCCGACCCCGCCAGACCTCTGGCCCTTTATGGTCGTGAGGGCCAGAGCCGGAAGATCATGGCGGTCAATCAACCGGCCCGGGATTGCGGGGCGGAGAAAGGTCAGTTTCTGGCCATGGCACGCAGTCTTGTGCCGGATCTGGCGACGCATCCCGTTACGCCCGCAGCCGATGCGCGCGCCTTGCACAGGCTGGCATCATGGTGCCGGTGCTTCTCACCTCTTGTCGCGGTCGATTCGCCAGATGGCCTGTGGATCGACAGCACGGGATGCGCCCATCTTTTTGGAGGTGAGGTCGCCATGCTGGAAACCGTAAGGGACAGGCTCATGGCGCAGGGGTATGCCGTTCGTGCAGCCTTGGCCGATACGGCTGGAGCGGCTCATGCTCTGGCCCGCTTCGGCGCAAAGGATCTGCTTTGTATTCCCTCTGGCAGCGTGGCTGCAGCACTCGACTCCCTGCCCGTCGCTGCCTTGCGGCTTGATGACGAGGCACAGTCGCGGCTTGGTCTTCTGGGAATTAGCCGTGTGGCGGATCTGCGTGCCGTGCCGCGTGCTGCGCTGACGCGCCGCTTCGGCAAGGCGGTGCTGTGTCGTCTTGATCAGGCGCTTGGGCACCAGAAAGAAGCTCTGGATTTCGATCAGCCTGCAACAGCCCTGAGCGTTAAGCGCCATCTGATGGAACCAATCGGCACGGCCGAAAGCATCGCGCAGGTTATGGACGTCCTGTGTCAGGATATCGCGACCCTTTTGCAGGAGAGGGGCCTTGGCGCGCGCCGGGTCGACCTGCTTTGCCATCGCGTGGATGACGTGGTTCAGGCAGTGCGGGTGGGAACGGCTGAGCCTGTTAACGAGGCCATGCGCCTGTCCCGCCTGCTTCAGGAGCGTATCGAGACAATCGATCCAGGGTTTGGCATCGAAGTCATGAGCCTGCATGTCGGTCACGCCCAGCCCCGCTCGCCGGTGACAGAGGAAGCCATGTTACCGGAGTCCTCCACAGGAGCGGGCGGGCTTCTTCAGGCAGGTCATCCCCCGGCAGGAGAATCGCTGGTGGTTCTGGCAGAACGACTACGCAACAAGCCGGGTTTGCGAGCGATCTATCATCTGGCGGAAACCGACTCACCCTTCCCCGAGATGGCCCAGACACAAGGCCTTGCGCCTGTTCCATCATTGGAAGGCGTTTTGCGGCGCTCACATTGGCCGCGACCAACCCGGCTTTTTGCACCGCCACGCGCTATCGCCGCGCCAGAACTGACGGACCACGACGCGCCTCAGGGCTTTGTCTGGCAAGGGCAGAAACTGCGTGTTTGCGGGGCTGATGGGCCGGAGCGGCTACATGGTGCCTGGTGGCAGCATCCCGCGCAGGCAGGGGCCATACGCGATTACTGGATTGTGGAAACCGAGCAAGGCGATCGCTTCTGGCTGTTTCGTCGGGGGGACGGTCAGCATCCCTGGTCGGGTGACGGGGCGTGGTTCGTCCACGGGCTGTTCTGA
- a CDS encoding ImuA family protein, giving the protein MASMAMLRDSIVQIEQRYQRGFAALYLQTGMAAVDEALKGGLRRGAVHEFLGEGHDQGLCARPTRFIAQILARSAGPVIWLVPALSENHPIGHRGAAQGRGGSSGFTSVPVLAGLRDAGLDGARLLCVEVEAARLVGTMEDVLRTRGVTAVVADLPEPLSLTASRRLHLAAEKTMVTGFVVHRHAQPLSPNSCWTRWRIGPARADAVRVGLRSFPSASGGLSLSLLRRRGGDALFWRVGTDHDASVSFPVAAPLAHDPLAQGASRSRPRQTSGPLWS; this is encoded by the coding sequence ATGGCGAGTATGGCTATGTTGCGCGACAGCATCGTGCAGATTGAGCAGCGTTATCAGCGCGGTTTTGCAGCGCTTTACCTACAGACGGGCATGGCTGCCGTTGACGAGGCGCTCAAGGGTGGGCTGCGTCGAGGGGCTGTGCATGAGTTTCTGGGGGAGGGACATGATCAGGGGCTTTGCGCCCGCCCGACGCGTTTCATAGCGCAGATTCTGGCGCGGAGTGCGGGGCCTGTCATCTGGCTTGTGCCTGCCCTCTCCGAGAATCACCCCATAGGGCATCGCGGAGCAGCGCAGGGAAGGGGCGGCAGTTCCGGCTTTACCTCCGTGCCGGTCCTGGCGGGGCTGCGTGATGCCGGGCTGGATGGCGCGCGGCTGCTCTGTGTTGAGGTCGAAGCTGCGCGCCTAGTTGGTACGATGGAAGATGTGCTGCGCACCAGAGGGGTGACAGCCGTTGTGGCTGACCTGCCTGAACCGTTATCCCTTACAGCCTCGCGTCGCCTGCATCTGGCGGCAGAAAAGACGATGGTCACCGGGTTTGTCGTGCATCGTCATGCACAGCCTCTTTCGCCCAATTCCTGCTGGACGCGCTGGCGCATCGGCCCTGCGCGTGCCGATGCGGTCAGGGTGGGGCTGCGCTCTTTCCCCTCTGCTTCGGGGGGGCTGTCCCTTTCCCTTTTGCGACGTCGTGGGGGTGATGCCCTGTTCTGGAGGGTCGGTACAGACCATGATGCGTCGGTTTCTTTCCCTGTGGCTGCCCCACTGGCACACGACCCTCTGGCACAAGGGGCATCCCGAAGCCGACCCCGCCAGACCTCTGGCCCTTTATGGTCGTGA
- a CDS encoding TfoX/Sxy family protein translates to MNYDPAVLQKILTIPELAEFDLSFKPMFGGIMGYAGGKVFASLSNVGLALKMSGKDREALLALPGACALRYEPESAPSKTYVVVPESLHTRLDELKIWVARSIAALPAKKSH, encoded by the coding sequence ATGAATTATGATCCTGCTGTTTTGCAGAAAATACTGACAATACCGGAGCTGGCGGAATTTGATTTGTCCTTCAAGCCCATGTTCGGCGGGATCATGGGATATGCCGGCGGCAAGGTCTTTGCTTCCCTCTCCAATGTCGGCCTGGCCCTGAAGATGAGCGGCAAGGATCGTGAGGCTCTCCTGGCACTCCCCGGTGCCTGTGCCCTACGTTATGAACCGGAAAGCGCTCCCAGCAAGACCTATGTCGTTGTGCCGGAGTCTCTGCATACGCGTCTGGATGAGCTGAAAATCTGGGTGGCGCGCTCTATTGCGGCGCTTCCTGCGAAAAAATCGCATTGA
- a CDS encoding DUF421 domain-containing protein: MITVYLWVILKLVIGFSLIITYLNVTGRNQIAMMSAVDLVGNFILGGVVGGILYNDKLPILHYIALLILCILLMALFNYLSRKIPDLRKRTIGEPITLIRNGVFLIENFNENASRIDLKDVATALRMQNIFSFDDIDFAQIETTGHVSVIMKEETKKPAQFLVHRGEILEKELEALKHSKEWLMAILSRRGLADLEKIFLAEWVGDHLLVVTTDGVVHTDLQTADSLTGTN, encoded by the coding sequence GTGATCACCGTCTACCTCTGGGTTATTCTCAAGCTCGTGATCGGGTTCTCCCTTATCATCACCTATCTGAATGTCACCGGGCGCAATCAGATTGCCATGATGTCGGCGGTCGATCTGGTTGGTAACTTCATACTGGGCGGCGTTGTCGGAGGTATTCTCTACAACGACAAACTACCTATCCTGCATTATATCGCCCTGCTCATCCTGTGCATCCTGCTCATGGCGCTTTTCAACTATCTCTCACGCAAAATCCCTGATCTGAGAAAACGCACGATAGGCGAGCCAATCACCCTGATCCGTAATGGCGTCTTCCTCATCGAGAACTTCAATGAGAACGCGAGCCGTATCGACCTCAAGGATGTCGCAACGGCTCTGCGGATGCAGAACATCTTCAGCTTTGATGATATCGATTTTGCCCAGATCGAGACGACAGGCCATGTCAGCGTCATCATGAAGGAGGAAACCAAGAAGCCCGCACAGTTCCTGGTTCATCGCGGTGAAATTCTGGAGAAGGAACTGGAGGCGCTCAAGCACTCGAAAGAATGGCTTATGGCAATACTTTCGCGCCGCGGACTGGCTGATCTCGAAAAGATCTTCCTGGCAGAGTGGGTTGGCGATCATCTACTGGTGGTGACAACGGATGGCGTCGTTCACACGGATCTTCAAACCGCCGATAGTCTGACCGGCACGAACTGA
- a CDS encoding error-prone DNA polymerase, which produces MTTPLHVTSYYSFLRGVSAPHDLFSVAQAQGHRALALTDRHSVAGMVRAHDAARQSGVRLLPGCRLDLLEGSTLLAYPVDRAGWGALCGLLTLGHRRGARDVFSLDWGDLLQGARGLILVLLPDQPDAQAQQQFQHLARIGAANSQPVYGGLSHRNAPGDLLRLRALEALAASCGVAAVVTGDVLYHEARCHVLQDVVTAIRENCTLDTLGERRENHGDRALKTPGAVAQLYEAFPEALARVAEIEAHCRFSMDDLCYQYPQETDRPDETPQQTLTRLVQEALPRRYPAGVTDAVRQQIAHELALIGSLDYAPYFLTVHSIVHQARALDIVCQGRGSAANSAICYVLGITAIDPVRSGLLFERFISAERREPPDIDVDFESDRREEIIQWIYRRYGRSHAALCATLMRYRPKGALRETGKVLGLSEDLLGLLSKYLASSLGDPEQLKARAAELNLNLSDRRLALTLRVAAELVGIPRQLGTHPGGFVLTRDRLDELVPIQPAAMEDRQIIVWDKDDIDILKFMKVDVLGLGMLGCLRRGFELLAEHRIRQLDMGSVPPEDDATYAMIRRADTLGTFQIESRAQMSMLPRLKPRTFYDLVIQVAIVRPGPIQGDMVHPYLRRREGIELPDYPQPELRQILGKTLGVPLFQEQAMQVAIKCAGFTPGEADQLRRSMATFKFTGGVSHFRTKLIEGMVANHYDRAFAERTFRQLEGFGSYGFPESHAASFALVAYVSNYLKCHHPDVFCAALLNSQPMGFYAPAQVVRDAREHGVTVHAIDINASRWDCVLEPDRGKRTLAVRLGLRFVKGLSNDHAAKLIAHRFPAYESLDDVWRRAAIPVSALEALAAADVFRSLDLDRRAALWAIKGLADTVLPLFAAADRKLNRPGPEVIEPDYAPRPMSEGREVVEDYNTLGLTLRQHPLSFLRPQLAERGMVTCADLRRLRDGSRVVVPGLVLMRQRPGTAHGVMFMTLEDETGTANIIIWKDRAEAQRRIVIGVNAVACHGTLQREGEVIHVVMQRLEDITNMMRSIAVSEEEEGAVAPRLKARDFH; this is translated from the coding sequence ATGACCACGCCGCTTCATGTCACGTCCTATTATTCCTTTCTGCGTGGCGTAAGTGCGCCGCACGACCTGTTTTCTGTCGCCCAGGCCCAGGGGCACAGGGCGCTCGCGCTGACCGACCGCCATTCGGTGGCCGGCATGGTGCGCGCCCATGATGCCGCGCGTCAGAGCGGTGTAAGGCTGTTGCCGGGCTGTCGGCTCGATCTGCTCGAAGGCTCGACTCTTCTGGCCTATCCTGTTGATCGTGCGGGGTGGGGGGCGCTTTGCGGTCTGTTGACGCTTGGGCACCGCCGGGGTGCGCGGGACGTCTTTTCGCTCGACTGGGGAGATCTGCTCCAGGGGGCACGGGGGCTTATTCTGGTTCTTCTGCCCGATCAGCCCGATGCCCAGGCACAGCAGCAGTTCCAGCATCTGGCCCGGATCGGTGCAGCCAATAGCCAGCCAGTTTATGGCGGGCTTTCGCATCGCAATGCGCCGGGTGACCTGCTGCGCCTGCGGGCGCTGGAGGCACTGGCCGCCTCCTGTGGCGTAGCCGCCGTGGTGACGGGCGATGTGCTCTATCACGAGGCACGCTGCCATGTTTTGCAGGATGTCGTAACTGCCATTCGTGAGAACTGCACGCTCGATACGCTGGGGGAGCGACGTGAAAATCATGGTGACAGGGCCCTCAAGACGCCTGGTGCTGTGGCGCAGCTTTATGAGGCTTTTCCCGAAGCACTGGCCCGCGTGGCCGAGATCGAAGCGCATTGCCGCTTTTCGATGGATGATCTTTGCTACCAGTATCCGCAGGAGACTGACCGGCCGGATGAGACGCCGCAGCAGACCCTCACCCGTCTGGTGCAGGAGGCCCTGCCAAGGCGTTATCCTGCCGGGGTGACGGATGCGGTCAGGCAACAGATCGCCCATGAACTCGCCTTGATCGGCTCGCTTGATTACGCGCCCTATTTTCTGACCGTGCACAGCATCGTGCATCAGGCGCGTGCGCTCGATATTGTCTGTCAGGGGCGTGGTTCTGCCGCCAATTCCGCCATCTGCTATGTGCTGGGCATCACGGCGATCGACCCCGTGCGTTCCGGCCTTCTGTTCGAGCGGTTCATTTCCGCAGAGCGTCGTGAGCCCCCCGATATCGATGTTGATTTCGAAAGCGACCGGCGCGAGGAAATCATTCAGTGGATCTATCGCCGCTACGGCCGTAGCCATGCAGCGCTGTGTGCCACCCTCATGCGCTATCGCCCCAAGGGGGCCTTGCGCGAAACGGGCAAGGTGCTGGGGTTGAGCGAGGATCTGCTGGGTCTGCTCTCGAAATATCTTGCCTCGTCACTGGGGGACCCGGAACAGCTCAAGGCACGTGCGGCGGAGCTGAACCTCAATCTGTCAGATCGACGCCTGGCGCTGACCCTGCGTGTGGCTGCTGAGCTGGTGGGCATACCACGCCAGCTTGGCACCCATCCGGGGGGCTTTGTGCTGACTCGCGACCGGTTGGATGAACTCGTGCCCATTCAGCCTGCGGCAATGGAGGACCGGCAGATCATCGTCTGGGACAAGGACGATATCGATATTCTCAAGTTCATGAAGGTCGATGTGCTGGGTCTGGGCATGCTGGGATGTCTGCGCCGGGGGTTCGAGCTTCTGGCTGAGCATCGCATCCGCCAGCTCGATATGGGCTCGGTACCGCCTGAAGATGACGCGACCTATGCCATGATCCGCCGTGCCGACACGCTGGGCACATTCCAGATCGAGAGCCGCGCCCAGATGTCCATGCTGCCGCGCCTCAAGCCCAGGACGTTCTATGATCTCGTCATTCAGGTGGCCATTGTGCGCCCGGGTCCCATCCAGGGTGATATGGTCCATCCCTATCTGCGACGGCGTGAGGGAATCGAACTGCCGGATTACCCGCAGCCGGAACTCAGACAGATTCTTGGCAAGACCCTGGGTGTTCCCCTGTTTCAGGAGCAGGCCATGCAGGTGGCCATCAAATGCGCTGGCTTCACGCCCGGTGAGGCCGATCAGCTGCGCCGCTCCATGGCGACGTTCAAGTTCACTGGCGGGGTCTCGCATTTCAGAACGAAGCTGATCGAGGGCATGGTTGCCAATCATTATGATCGCGCATTTGCCGAACGCACCTTCCGTCAGCTTGAAGGCTTTGGGTCCTATGGCTTTCCCGAAAGCCATGCGGCGAGTTTTGCTCTTGTGGCTTATGTCTCTAATTATCTGAAATGCCACCATCCCGATGTGTTTTGTGCGGCCCTGCTCAATTCACAGCCTATGGGATTTTATGCCCCGGCTCAGGTGGTGCGTGACGCGCGTGAGCATGGCGTGACCGTGCACGCTATCGATATCAATGCCTCGCGTTGGGATTGTGTGCTTGAGCCTGACCGGGGCAAGCGAACACTGGCCGTGCGTCTTGGTTTGCGCTTTGTGAAGGGCCTGTCGAACGATCACGCGGCCAAACTGATCGCCCATCGCTTTCCAGCCTATGAGTCGCTCGATGATGTCTGGCGTCGTGCTGCCATTCCTGTCTCGGCGCTTGAGGCGCTGGCGGCAGCAGATGTCTTTCGCAGCCTCGATCTTGATCGGCGTGCTGCACTCTGGGCCATCAAGGGGCTGGCGGATACGGTTCTGCCGCTTTTTGCCGCGGCCGATCGCAAGCTCAATCGCCCTGGCCCCGAAGTGATCGAGCCTGATTACGCCCCCCGCCCCATGAGCGAGGGTCGTGAGGTCGTGGAAGATTACAACACGCTCGGCCTGACCTTGCGCCAGCACCCGCTGTCGTTTCTGCGTCCGCAACTGGCTGAGCGAGGCATGGTGACCTGTGCCGATCTGCGCCGGTTGCGCGATGGCAGCCGCGTGGTGGTACCGGGGCTGGTTCTGATGCGTCAGCGCCCGGGCACGGCCCATGGCGTGATGTTCATGACGCTGGAGGATGAAACCGGCACAGCCAATATCATCATCTGGAAAGACCGCGCCGAAGCCCAGCGTCGCATTGTGATTGGTGTCAACGCTGTGGCCTGCCACGGAACGCTCCAGCGTGAAGGAGAGGTCATTCACGTGGTGATGCAGCGTCTGGAGGATATTACGAATATGATGCGTTCTATTGCCGTGTCCGAGGAAGAAGAGGGGGCGGTGGCACCTAGATTGAAGGCGCGGGATTTTCATTGA
- a CDS encoding DUF2961 domain-containing protein: MSSDILPWIRFWITPVLIICSIKTGVAQPSVWSSHWERVVVAPGHDLPLAVRHDDAGNVKIINIALAGEGPDVDLSSLSFEVDGEKTPSVVLSLGLSGTYGATRFHSRAVSCSSSIGRLGCTLNLRIPYRKSLHALFHNGGLHPLKLWGWLQGESDPSTRPTEELHTVSGGDQYRGQIAVHPYEEMTLLDVNGPGRLAGLQFFMDRHNDQPGTNENCIEGNFRYYIDGATDPQYESSGTEDYFGSSFNFQDAPFSSDSFGVFYNRYAGASGPGITSDQVSAWRWHQDDPIRFTHHLRVTWQCGDRDGPEIPISPAGIAWTAYYYQSLSQE; encoded by the coding sequence ATGAGCTCAGACATCCTGCCTTGGATACGTTTCTGGATTACCCCTGTCCTGATCATTTGTTCAATCAAAACAGGGGTGGCTCAACCGTCTGTATGGTCATCGCATTGGGAACGTGTGGTCGTCGCACCAGGGCACGACCTCCCCCTAGCGGTGCGACATGATGATGCTGGCAACGTGAAAATCATTAATATCGCTTTGGCTGGGGAAGGCCCTGACGTTGATCTTTCCAGTCTCTCTTTTGAGGTTGATGGCGAGAAAACACCCAGTGTCGTGCTTTCTCTGGGGCTTTCAGGGACGTATGGGGCAACACGTTTCCATTCACGTGCTGTCTCCTGCTCGAGTTCGATCGGTCGCTTGGGCTGTACGCTCAACCTCAGAATACCCTATCGTAAAAGCCTTCACGCCCTTTTTCACAACGGAGGCCTGCATCCCCTTAAATTATGGGGCTGGCTGCAGGGCGAGTCAGATCCCTCCACGCGGCCAACGGAGGAACTCCACACAGTCAGTGGAGGCGATCAGTACCGGGGGCAGATTGCCGTTCACCCCTATGAGGAGATGACTCTTCTTGACGTCAATGGACCAGGGCGGCTGGCCGGACTACAATTTTTTATGGATCGGCATAACGATCAGCCTGGAACCAACGAGAACTGCATAGAAGGTAATTTTCGCTACTACATCGATGGGGCGACTGATCCCCAGTACGAGTCCTCTGGCACTGAAGATTATTTCGGATCATCGTTCAATTTTCAGGACGCTCCTTTTTCCAGCGACAGCTTTGGTGTCTTCTACAACCGTTATGCAGGCGCAAGTGGCCCAGGTATCACCAGTGATCAGGTCTCGGCCTGGCGATGGCATCAGGACGATCCAATAAGATTTACGCATCATCTGCGTGTCACATGGCAGTGTGGCGATCGTGACGGGCCGGAAATTCCGATATCGCCTGCCGGTATTGCCTGGACAGCTTATTACTATCAGTCGCTTTCTCAAGAGTGA
- a CDS encoding peptidylprolyl isomerase: MPALILLFPGLAAAAAAPSPAEIVAQAPNADWSDVAPERLLVMKLADGGRVVIELAPEFAPVHVANVVRLARSHQWDGGAVTRVQDNYVVQWRVHDEASPLPEGFMARPPAEYERPLKGLDYTPLPYPDPYATESGIASGWLVGREGAQIWPAQCYGVVGVGRDMPPDTGDGRELYVVNGEAPRQLDRNLAVVGRVLQGMEHLSALPRGTGKLGFHTDPRQDVPIASMTLAADLPAALRPAMQVMRTDSQSFHDYLAARAARRDPFFVHPAGGVSLCNVPVPSREKKTKHD; the protein is encoded by the coding sequence TTGCCTGCTCTAATCCTTTTGTTTCCTGGCCTGGCGGCTGCCGCAGCCGCGCCAAGCCCGGCTGAAATTGTCGCCCAGGCACCGAATGCTGACTGGAGTGATGTCGCGCCGGAGCGTCTTCTGGTCATGAAACTGGCAGATGGCGGGCGGGTCGTGATCGAACTCGCGCCTGAATTTGCCCCTGTGCATGTGGCCAATGTCGTGCGTCTTGCCCGGTCCCATCAGTGGGATGGCGGTGCGGTTACCCGAGTGCAGGATAATTATGTCGTGCAATGGCGTGTGCATGACGAGGCGTCCCCTTTACCCGAGGGGTTTATGGCTCGTCCTCCTGCCGAATATGAGCGGCCTCTTAAAGGACTGGACTACACACCACTCCCTTACCCTGACCCCTATGCAACAGAGTCCGGCATAGCTTCGGGCTGGCTCGTCGGTCGCGAGGGCGCGCAGATCTGGCCAGCGCAATGCTATGGTGTGGTCGGTGTCGGGCGGGACATGCCGCCCGATACGGGGGACGGGCGTGAACTTTATGTGGTCAATGGCGAGGCACCGCGTCAGCTTGATCGCAACCTGGCCGTCGTCGGGCGCGTGCTGCAAGGCATGGAGCATCTGAGCGCCTTGCCACGAGGCACCGGGAAGCTCGGTTTTCACACAGATCCAAGGCAGGATGTGCCGATTGCGAGCATGACGCTTGCTGCAGATCTTCCTGCGGCCCTGCGTCCTGCCATGCAGGTCATGCGCACCGACAGCCAGAGTTTTCACGATTATCTGGCAGCCCGTGCAGCACGGCGCGATCCTTTTTTCGTGCACCCTGCAGGAGGGGTCTCGCTCTGTAACGTGCCTGTCCCGTCACGTGAGAAAAAGACGAAACACGACTAG